The following nucleotide sequence is from Triticum dicoccoides isolate Atlit2015 ecotype Zavitan chromosome 7B, WEW_v2.0, whole genome shotgun sequence.
TGTCCGCTGGCACGCGCACTTTTGCCACCGGCTAGGTCCTGACTGGTGGCAACAATATGCTTGATCTACCATGTAGGTTTTTGATTCTCAAGTTAATAGATGTGCTGCTGTTGCTCCTGTGAATAGCCATATTTCTTGTTCCTGACATAAAACCAAACTAAGTTAATCCAGTTTTACAGGAACCGATATTGTGCAAAGACAAGCAGCAAAAGAGGCGGCAACTAGGCGTCGTCTTGTTCGGCATTCTACAGGACCAAGAATTCTCTCTTGCGCATCAAAAGTGTAGAGTGGCCAGTCACAAACTGCCTGTAAATGTATGAAATGGGAACATTTGTTGTTCAACTACATTGGTCAATTAGTTTGTTTCTAGGTGGTAGACAAATCTGGAACAAATTTCATGATCAACTTCTTGACAACCTGTTGGGAATTCTTCTTCCTTATACATCGACCTTTGCCCTTGTTTGTATGCATGAAAATCTTGTTTGTTACAGCAAAAATAAAAAATGCTTCCGTTTCAGCAAGATTTTGTTGTTGATTCCGCCCCAGCAATGTTTTGAGCATACACCATATGTTCCGAACATACTCAAAAAAAAATTGGAGAGAGCAATTTGGTATTCCTCAAGTTTCTGTTGACACATTAAAATTGGAGAGAGTTAGTTGGTACATTGAGTAAACAACATGAGTAAACAAAGGAAAATGCAATCTCTTTATTCAAAGTAAACTGGTTCGAAGCTAGTCGCGCGTACAAACTAAGGGCATTATTAGCTCATCGCAAATAATGGCCGCGCACAGTCCTATTGGTCCCTATGTATCTGCAATAACCTTGCAAATACCACCCGTTATTAGCTCATTGAACCCATCAACTCTTATTCAAGCTGCCCCTTCTGATGCCAAGTTCATCTTTCTAAGATCAGCCGTAATCCACATAGGAGCCGGAAAGTTGGAGCAAAGATGAGGAGATATAATTTCCTCCCTGCTATTATCATCCAAATCAAGAACTCCCATGTCACGGTGATTATTCTTCAATCCCGTTGTCCAGAAAAAACTATCATCAGTAAAGTAGACATGATTTGCCTTGAGAGCTGGATATTCTTCAGCATTGAGACAAAGAGATTGATTATGCCCAAGAAATAACACATGGGAACGCAACGAATTGATTGCCTTAAGTTTACTTGCCACCAAGTCAACTTCATACATATTAATTCTGCCTGTTTGCCAAAACACAGATGCCCCAGGTTCAGGTTCTAAATCATAATCGCCGAAGATTCTCCAAATAAGCAGCAGATCACCCCAGGGAGCTTGAACAATGTACGCACTGCCAGCTGATATATTCTCAGATGCCCCCATAATTATCTTCATACTGGCGACAGGCCCACTAAGATCAAAAGCATGAATTTCTCCAGTTGCAGTCGCTGCATACAATAGGCCATTCTTGTAAGTGCAGTCATCATAGATATCATAAGGTGGCAGCCAGGTCCACTTGTCATCCCCTACACTTGCATAAGAGAGCTGACGCATTGGATTGTGGATGAGCACCACAATGAAGCTTTCCGTGGATGCATCGGAGAACACATACGCCTTATAGTGGAGTTCGTGCCGCAGGTTGTCAAGAGCAAAGATTGTCGGCGAGTTATAACCATCGTGCATTCCAGTGTGCCATGAGAGTTCATACTTGTGGACAGCACCATGCTCATCAAAGATGGGCCTCACCTGCTCAATGGTGATCACTGAAGGGAGAGCAATCTGTTCACATGTGACCGGATTGATGAGGTGCATCTCAGATCTCTCATCAGCAGTTATCAGCCATCCATGTGAGGACCCGATCAAACACCTAGTACGGATAGGCGGCTCCGGGAGGGATAACTTGTACGATCGCTTCTCTGCGAGGCTGTAGAGGCATGCGACACTCTCACCAGTGGATTTGGAAGTGTAGAGGAGACATGGCGTCTGCTGGCGTTTGTACTGCCCAAGGCTCCGTAGGCTTGTGTATGCGGAGCGCCAGGATGGGCAGACAGAGCCGGCACGCACGAGGTCAGGGATCTCAAGGGTGGCAAAGATACCCATCAAAATGTCCGGAGGCAGCTCCGGCAATGTGCCCAGTGTAGTCTTCTTGGTCAGCTGTAGCTCAACATGTTCAGCTTTGCAGAATCTCTTGAGTGAACTGGGAGTGAAGCCTAGCATCTTTGGCAAAGTTCTGAAGATTAGGGTGCACAAATACGTCCGGTGTATAGCAAGCTTCCCTAGGCTCATTATCCTGGCAACGCTACATGACTCCATTGGATATCGTCAGCTTCGGCCAACCGACAAATTTGCAGAGTCTCTCTGCAGATATCTTGAGCTTCGGCCAAACTGACAAAAAAAAAATTCAGTAAGTTGGACGCAAATTTCTGCAGAGGAAAGGCTGGCTCCTGGCTATACTTATATACAGATAGATCACCAACCGCTTCAAATTCCAGTAGGAGAAGCAAATCCGAGCCCAAGAAGGCACTCGACAAAGATTCGGACTTGTTTCTGCAGGAATTCCGAGTCACGCAAGCAAGGGCGAACGGAAGAGCACTGACCGGCGGAGGTGCGACCAGAGGGGATTAATCGGCCGGCGGAGGAGCTGGGGCAGCCGCCGAAGACAAGGGGGAGCTGGTTCGCCCGAACTGTGTCCGGCCAAGACGGCGATTCGAACCGCTGGGAGGAGCaagctgccggcggcggcggcggcgagggggtggGAGCGGTGGAGCGGTGTAGTCTTTTTTTCCTGTCCTCGCCGGTACTGGTTTTTGAGCGGTCAATCGGCAAGCGGCCCATCATACATACATTTCTGTAGACTGACCCAGTGGACCGGGCCATTTTGCTCTCACAGGCCCCTGCGTAATACAAGTATAAAGTAACCTTCGCTCAAAAAAGTATAAAATAACCAATTTCTTATTCATTCCACTAGAAAAAAAGAATTCTACTCTTCAAAGGACTATAAAAATAAATATAGTATGCATAAACCAGGAAAATTCACAACATGAAATAATGCAGTGGACATGAACcttaataaaaaagaaaagaacaatAAAAATGTATCTTTGTTCAATTTTTGGTTTACAGTGGCAAGCAAATAGATATGTTTACTTAGTTTACTTAATTGGGTCCAACACAAAGGTAATTACTGAAGGCTCATTCACATGCAATGATCTAAGGTCAGCCTCGTGAAGCTTCTCATATTGAGATTGGATATTCAACTCAAACCGAAATCAAtataattttttcacataagcatgtgAATTGTTGGCAAAGATAAACACAACCCATATCAAATCGTAATAATAAATGGAGTTCTGCATGAATAAAATAAAATGTGAAAATTTATAATTAATGCACCGTTACGCCATTATGTAAGAAACCCAAGAGGGAAAATATTGGATTACTGTCGTAAAAAAAATAAAGTCTAGCATGAAAATTGCCAGATACATCTTGTGGTTCCTAAAGTAGCTTACAGAGCTGTGTCTGTCACCTACCTCAGAGATAATATATAGAGCTACAAAAATGTAGAGAAAAGGAAATTCAAACTATCTTTATTTAGGCCCACCCAGTTCAATTACAGATTTCATTCTCATCAGAATGAGGATAGGTAGCCTAGATCATCTTTAAAAAAACAGATTTGccttttcacatctagatgtgaaatagttaCCTCACATCTAAATCCAAAGTCGTTGGATCACCAGTCTTTAATATTTGTACGAAATGTGATGGTCTGGCTGGTACGCTCGCTTGTTGAGCCTTGTCTCGCGCGTAGCTCATGTCCAGGTTGTTGCTAGTGCGAGGTCGGGCCGTTATCGTGTTTATATTTCGTGACATTGGGCTGACGGGCCACTTTTTGTCTATATTCCAATCACATTCCTCTCCAAAGCCTCACATCTAGTGGGCCTTAGTTTTTTCGCCGTCGGCTGCGTTTTTATATTTTCTTTTCACAAGTCTGTGCAACGACTCAATTCTAGTTCTTCTCATTTTTGTGCACTTTCATTTGACTCTCAGTATTTTTTTTGCCTTTTGTCTTATTTTCATTTTTCTACTTTGTTATTTGTTTTCAATTAGGAACTAATTTTACATTCATGTTCTTTTAATTATTTTCTattttatcttttttttcattttcctttctttctttatttatttgTTCAAAATTCATGAACTTGTTTTCACTCTGTCATATGTTTGCTTTGAATGCCGTGCAAATCCTGATcgcggcttatttttgtcatgcacGCTATGTGTCGAGTTGTTGATTTGTGTCTACTTGTCGACATGTTCGCGCATGCGTCTTTTGTTGGGCCGTTTTCGCCGCGTGGTCTGGTTCTCGTTTCAGATTGGCTTGCTGGTCATCTAAATGAGAGTTAACAATGTTTCATCTAATTCATATACTGTTAGATACACGTGTTTCTAAGTCATGCTCGTTGTCGTTGCATCGTGTTTTCTGTTTGTCCCTCGTGAAGCAGTGAGGCCGATATAATTTTTTTTAGTGAGCCATTATTATGTTTTGTGTATTGGTTTTTCTCTGTGGGCTTAGTTTTTTTGGAGGGCCACATGTCTTTTTATTtcctcttttgttttatttttggttTGACGGTGTAGCTAGATTTTTTGTTTCAAATTTGCTAAATCCAATCTAGATGATTTTTTAGCTCATCTAAGTCTATAACTTTCTGATTTGTTTGCCTTAATGTTCGTACAAACCAAAACATGTGTGTCCGTGTCAGCTCATCATTTTTTGTCGCGCGTCCTCTTTGTCCCGCTTGTTTTGTATCATCATGTTCTCGCGTTTCTTTCCACATGGGCCCATATATGTCATCGTTTGGGGGTTCGACGATGAAGTTTATCCCCATCTTCTCAttgacgtgttggggaacgtagtaattcaaaaaaaatcatacgaccacgcaagatctatctaggggatgcatagcaacgagaggggagagtatgtctacgtacgctcgtagaccgaaagcggaagcattatattaacgcggttgatgtagtcgaacgtctttgtgatccaaccgattcaagtaccgaacgtacggcacctccgcgtttagcacacgttcagcttgatgatgtccctcgtgctcttgatccagttgaggacgaaggagagtttcgtcagcacgacggcgtggcgacagtgatgataaagttaccggcgtagggcttcgcctaagcactacgacgatatgaccgaggtgttaaactgtggagtggggcaccacacatggctaaaggattgtttgttgtgctttggggtgcccccacccccgtatataaaggaggagaaggaggaggccggcggccaggaggggtgcgcgccatagggggagtccaactaggattcccaatcctagttggactccccttccttttccaagagggggagagagggaaggagtaggagagggagaaggacagaggggggcgccgccccctccctagtccaattcggacctgccatgggggggggcgcggccacccttgcgcccctcctctcctttccactaaggcccatgaaggcccactacttccccgggggggggggggttctggtaacctcccggtactccgaaaaatacctgaatcactccagaaccatttcggtgtccgaatataaccttccaatatatcaatctatatGTATCGAGCATTTTGAGACTTCACGtcacatccgtgatctcatccgggactccgaacaaacttcggtcatcaaatcacataactcttaATTCAAatcttcatcgaacgttaagcgtgcgaaccctacgggtttgagaactatgtagacatgatcgagacacatcttcgatcaataaccaatagcggaacctagatgctcatattggctcctacatattcgacaaagatctttatcggtcagaacgcataacaacatacattgttccctttgtcatcggtatgttacttgcccgagattcgatcgtcggtatcttcatacctagttcaatctcattatcggcaagtctctttactcgttcagtactgcttcatcctgcaactaacgcattagtcacattgcttacaaggcttatagtgatgagcattaccgagagggcctagagatacctcttcgatacatggagtgacaaattctaatctcgatctatgccaacccaacaaacaccttcggagacacctgtagagcatctttataatcacccagttacgttgtgacgtttgacagcacacaaggtgttcctccggtattcgggagttgcataatctcatagtcagaggaacatgtataagtcatgaagaaagcaatagcaataaactcaatggtcattatgctaagctaatggatgggtcttgtccatcacatcattctcctaatgatgtgatcccgttcatcaaatgacaacacatgtctatggttaggaaacataaccatctttgattaacgacctagtcaagtagaggcatactagggacactgtgtgttgtctatgtattcacacatgtactaagtttccggttaatacaattctagcatgaataataaacatttatcatgatataaggaaatataaataacaactttattattgcctctagggcatatttccatcagtctcccacttgcactagagtcaataatctagattacacagtaatgattctaacacccatggagccttggtgctgatcatattttgctcatggaagaggcttagtcaattcgtctgcaacattcagatccgtatgtattttgcaaatatatatgtgtcacgaccggtttttcaataaaaatatttattgagaaaactaatctttaaatcccagtataggaaaagtcatcctttctggtagacaaaagcttgataagtagagaaccagtagcatcaaatatattacagagtTGAGCTGAGGTTgatcaacaatttattacagactcgccaatattatacatatgggcggatatgacacaggggtggggtggcatgctactagctcgagggaaaagtggtggtggataacttgacttctactggcagtacatcgagcgtcgaggtgaggctcgatgaattcattcggggttgcggaagcggataatacaatgaccaagacaggatcgcacgggactgactgggactcctctaggcgtcggactcgctatcaaactcttcatccatgagatcgccttcatcagcatctggccaaatcaacaagccaggtgagtacttgaaagtactcgcaagacagttcagacaaaagatataatcaatgaatgcatgaatgcgtcttgaataaaggatgatgctcatataacaatggtaagatttgtaggacttgataaataaaataaatagctgaaaaaccgatcgggtgtctggagcgacgcctcgaaaggtaaaaaaaataaaatgcatgccgcagtcgggcgtctaagcgacaccacataaagggcttttaaaagaaatgccacagtcggacgtctgggagacatcacataaagggctttaaaagaaatgccacagtcggacgtctgggcgacatcacataaagggctttaacagAAATGCCACAGTNNNNNNNNNNNNNNNNNNNNNNNNNNNNNNNNNNNNNNNNNNNNNNNNNNNNNNNNNNNNNNNNNNNNNNNNNNNNNNNNNNNNNNNNNNNNNNNNNNNNNNNNNNNNNNNNNNNNNNNNNNNNNNNNNNNNNNNNNNNNNNNNNNNNNNNNNNNNNNNNNNNNNNNNNNNNNNNNNNNNNNNNNNNNNNNNNNNNNNNNNNNNNNNNNNNNNNNNNNNNNNNNNNNNNNNNNNNNNNNNNNNNNNNNNNNNNNNNNNNNNNNNNNNNNNNNNNNNNNNNNNNNNNNNNNNNNNNNNNNNNNNNNNNNNNNNNNNNNNNNNNNNNNNNNNNNNNNNNNNNNNNNNNNNNNNNNNNNNNNNNNNNNNN
It contains:
- the LOC119340036 gene encoding F-box only protein 7-like — protein: MESCSVARIMSLGKLAIHRTYLCTLIFRTLPKMLGFTPSSLKRFCKAEHVELQLTKKTTLGTLPELPPDILMGIFATLEIPDLVRAGSVCPSWRSAYTSLRSLGQYKRQQTPCLLYTSKSTGESVACLYSLAEKRSYKLSLPEPPIRTRCLIGSSHGWLITADERSEMHLINPVTCEQIALPSVITIEQVRPIFDEHGAVHKYELSWHTGMHDGYNSPTIFALDNLRHELHYKAYVFSDASTESFIVVLIHNPMRQLSYASVGDDKWTWLPPYDIYDDCTYKNGLLYAATATGEIHAFDLSGPVASMKIIMGASENISAGSAYIVQAPWGDLLLIWRIFGDYDLEPEPGASVFWQTGRINMYEVDLVASKLKAINSLRSHVLFLGHNQSLCLNAEEYPALKANHVYFTDDSFFWTTGLKNNHRDMGVLDLDDNSREEIISPHLCSNFPAPMWITADLRKMNLASEGAA